The sequence below is a genomic window from Lolium perenne isolate Kyuss_39 chromosome 7, Kyuss_2.0, whole genome shotgun sequence.
GAGCGTCAGCGATGTTGTCATCGTTTCTGCTTTAGGGGCGTTGCCTTGGAGGTCCGGTATTCTGTTAGCCAACGTTGGCTTCCTTTGCTTGGCACCTTTGTTGCCGGCCAGGCGTGTGCGTGGTCTCAGGACCGGTATGGATGTCGGAGTGGTGGCTCGGAAGCTCTTGTGTTTTGAGTGACATGTCTTCTTGCTTGGGCGGAAGTGGTGTCGCCTCGTGTGGTGTGCGGCCTCAGGGGCGGTGTAAGGTGTTGGGTTGTATCGATTTTCGCCAGTTTTCCTATAAACTGGCCGTGTGGGTTTGGGTATGTCCCTTAACATACCTCTCCTTGGTTTTCGGCTAGTTTTCTTTATAAATTGTACATTTTTTTTCTCTTCTTAATGAAAAGGCAGCTGCTGGTTGGGCTCCAAAAAAAATCTCATCCTTGAATTTCTTCCTTCACCTATGCAAACTTAGAGGAGCCCCTTTGAAAATAAATTCATTTCTAATATTCCAGATTGCGTGAGAAATCAGCATAGTAATCTCTGGTGAGAAAGGTTGATTAATCTTGGCTTTCAGATCGGCAATCACTTTCTTGATGACTTAAGGATAGCAATTGGAGGAATCCAAACTGGACAGAGATATAACCAGTAGTGAAGTGCAATGGGGCAATGGAAAAACACGTGATTCCTTGTCTCCAAAGTTGCCTGATTACACATGATGCATGTATAGTCATCCATAGGAATGAAAGGCTGCATAAACAACAATTCCATGTATGTATAGTCATCCATAAAGAAAATTTCCTTTGTAACATTACACTGTTGTAAGCCTATTATTATTGTACAACATCTATCTAGTATAGAAAAACATGTATCTAGTATTTACATCATCATTAGCCAACGACAAATAATCGCAGATCTACCGCTCTGTTCCAGATTTCCTCCAGTCTGTCAACCCATTCCAAACATCGAACAAACGCTTCCACCGGAGCTCCTGTCCCGCGTGGCGCCTCGCTTCTGCCTGCGCCGCTGTTTCAGTTTCCATATCTTCACCCCCTGCAACATTGTTCCAACTCACTATCTTTCAGGTTTCTGAACTTCACATTTCAAACCTTAGGAATGAAAGGCTGCATAAACAACAATTCCATTTTACCATTGGTGCTTTCAGAACGCTCCTGCCTCTCGAGTTTCTTAGCGAAGGTCTTAGCCGCCATGAACACGTCCTTGGGCCTCTCCCACCCGCCGCCAAACACGCCATGCCCTTCCTTGGGCTGTGGACGTGACATGAACTCCAGCGGCAGGAGCTGCTCGGCCCCAACCCAGTGGATGCAGTTCACAGGACAGGACTCCACAGCCACCTAACATTGCACATCAATCGTCTCATTCAGAAAATTATTAAGCAGATTAAGATCCATGGATATGTTTCAAACAGCTGCACTGATGCTAATTCCAGATCAGCAGAAACTCGGACCATCTGGACTACCTGGATCTGCTGCTCCACGTCACCAAACTGCACTTCGACGTGCGCGCTTCCAAGAACATCATCCATGGCAAAGGTCTCACCAGCATGGTGAACACACTCCCTGCACCCTGTACATGGCAACCTGCATGTTTGAAACAATGATGTTCTTTGGTCGGAAATATCAATACTACCGTACCTATGCATTTGTTCTCGTCCACAAAGAGAGCCTGGCTTCTCATAGGGCCATTCCAAGAACTGTAGCCCTCCCCAGTGTAAACGCTCCCAATGCCTCCACTACTCTTGCCAGCATTCCTGGAACTATTCCTCATCAACACTTCATACGCCTCGTTCAGCAGCAGTGCGTAGTCATGACCCTGAACAAAAAATTACCACAGTTTAAATTCCACAAGACAAGAGACAGAATAGAACAGATCCGATATCCTGCATACCAAAACAGTTGTTTCTTCCCTCTATTCACCTACAGCTGAATTTCTGAGAAACTAGGAGTAACAAACTGAACCCAAAAAGGTAGGGTAGATCAAAGCAGGCGCAGATGGACGCACCTTGTCGCCAGCGATATCAGGATGGTGCTGCTTCTGGAGTTTCCTGTAGGCTTCCTTGATCTCCTGAGGTGTGGAGTGGATTGCTACTCCAAGCACCTGGTGGTAGTTCCCTCTGGCCTTTCCCTTTGCTGTGCTGCAGCACCTGATCATGCTCCTCCTTCTGTACTTGTTTGGTCCAGTCAGTTCATGGTGAGCTGATCCAGATCTGAGCTGCAGATAGTAGCGATCAGTAGCAGCAAGGGTGC
It includes:
- the LOC127316971 gene encoding chaperone protein dnaJ C76, chloroplastic, producing MAGFFSTLAATDRYYLQLRSGSAHHELTGPNKYRRRSMIRCCSTAKGKARGNYHQVLGVAIHSTPQEIKEAYRKLQKQHHPDIAGDKGHDYALLLNEAYEVLMRNSSRNAGKSSGGIGSVYTGEGYSSWNGPMRSQALFVDENKCIGCRECVHHAGETFAMDDVLGSAHVEVQFGDVEQQIQVAVESCPVNCIHWVGAEQLLPLEFMSRPQPKEGHGVFGGGWERPKDVFMAAKTFAKKLERQERSESTNGGEDMETETAAQAEARRHAGQELRWKRLFDVWNGLTDWRKSGTER